The DNA sequence TATCTTTTCTTTTCTTTCTTGGTTTGGTTTAGGTAAATGTCCTTTGATGATTTTATTAGCCATCGATTTTTCTACGTGGGGGGTAACAGGATGGTTTTTAAATGTTCTGGTTGGTGGTTTTCTTAATGCTATTCCCACTGGTTTTATTGGTTTCTTAATCTTTTTCATCTCTTTTTGTTTGAGTGTGTGGGTGGGTGGGGTGTTATCTGTCCCCATTGGTAAAATTTTTGCTAATGCTGGAGAAAATGTAGAAGGCGATCGCCTCATCGGTTGTAGTGGCGAAGTAACGTCTTCCAAAGTTCCCTATATTGTCGAAGGAAGAATCGCTCAAGCGGACGTTTTAGACTCTGCTAGTAATCTGGTAACAGTGGAAATTTGTTTACCTGAATGGGCGAAAGTTATACCTTCAAAAGGTCAGGAAGTACTAATTATCGAGAAAAGACAACATTGTTTTTTGGCTATTGCTAAAGACAGTTCTGATCAAGATAAATGGTTTAATTCTATTAGAAATTAGCAATTATTAATTAGGTAATTAAAATTAATTATTTTTTATTAAATTTAATCATCAAAACAGGAGTAAATAAATGAAATTTTGGCTAGAATTAATACAACAAATTCCCGTTAAAAATATAGATTTTGATTTAGAAAATAATCAAAAATTAGAGTCTAATTTGACTAATAAAATTATCGAGATTCCTAGTGCTAATTATCCTACCACTATGGCTCAATTAACAGTAGGAAATATAACTTTTTTTGGAGGAGTTATTGGGGTTTTAGTTATCCTTGGATTAGTGGCAATTTGGGGCTATACAAGGGTTTATGTGGTAACTCCTAACAACGAGGCTTTTGTTCGTAATGGTGGTATTTTTGCGAAAGATAAAAAGGTAATTTTAAATGGTGGTTGCATCGTTATCCCCGGTATTCATCAATTAACCCGTGTGCCTTTGAGAGAAATTTCTATCGATGTGGTAAGACAAGGTAATTTAGCGGTGCGCACGAGGGATTATTTACGGGCAAATATGCGAGTAACTTTTTATGTCTGTGTTAGTGCCGATAAGGATGCGGTTTTAACTGCGGCTCAAAGGTTATCTAAACAGGGTAAAATTTCCCCTGAAGATATAAAAGATGCTTTAGAAAAACGTGCTGATGATGCCATTAGGGCGGCGGCGAAAAAGAAAAGTATCGCAGAAATTGATTCGGATAAATTAGGTTTTGCGGAGGAAGTTTTAAATTTAATTCAACAGGATTTAAGAAAGGTTGGTTTAACTTTAAATAATATTGCGATTTCGGAAATTGAAGAAAGCGATACCTATGATGAAAATAACTTTTTTGATGCTCAAGGAGTGCGATTACGTACCGAAACAATTCAAAAATCCATTAAGCAAAAATTGGATGTGGAATTGGAAACTCAACGGGAAAAAAGAGAGTTAGAATTAAATACTCAGGTAGCTATTGAGCAACAAGAATTACAAGCAGAAAAGCAATCCTTAAATATTAAAAAGGAAAAAGAAGAAGCTAAATTAACCCAAATGAAGGAAATTGAATTTCTCAAAGCCCAACGGGAAAGGGAAGTTCAAGAATCAAAAGATCAAGAACAGGCTAAAGTTGAACGTAATAAAATTTTACAACAACAGGCGATCGAAGAAGAAGATATTAGAAAAAAATTAGCTGTACAACAAAAACAATATGAGGCAAATATTGCCCTAGAAGAAAGTAATAAACAGTTAAGAGTTGCCCAAACCTCACAGGCACAAGAGGCGGAAGTGGCAGAAATTGAGCGTCAACAAACCGTAGAAGCATCTCGCTTAAGAGCCCAAATTGCGATCGCAGAAGCAGAACAAGATTCAAAAATAGCACAACAACAGGCATCCATTGCTATTGCTAATAAAGAGAAAGAAAGATTTGCCGCCGAAGCCCAAAAAGCTCAAGCAGAAGAAGGGGTAAAAACAGCAAGAGAGGTAGAAAATGCGGAAAGACAGAAAAAATTATCTTTAATTGTGGCAGAAAGAGAAGCTGAAGAAAAACGTATTACGGATCAAAATGTAGTAGAAATTGATGTTTTCCGTCGTCGTCGTCAAGCAGAAATCGCCCGTCAAGCGGCAGAATTAGAAGCTGAATCTATCCGCACCCTAGCAGATGCTCAGAAATATAAAGCCATTGCTGAAGCAGAAGGAAAATTGGCGATTATTCAAGCAGAAAATGCTCTTAGTAATGCTAACCGCACTGCTGATTTACTCAAACAAATGATGCCTTTATTAATGCCCCAATTGCCCGAAATCGTAAAATCTCTTGCACCGCAACCCGGAGTTTTAGGGGATGCCCGAATATATGCTTTTCCCGGTATGAGTGGTAATAGTGTTAATGGTAACGGTAACGGCAATGATATTAATAAATTATTGCTTTCCACTAGCGGTTTATCTTTGATTAATACTCTATTAGATGAAGGAAAATTAGGTAA is a window from the Cyanobacterium sp. Dongsha4 genome containing:
- a CDS encoding DUF1449 domain-containing protein produces the protein MLFDIANLTYWIFLGIGVLLFLFVIISGGGEDQDLDTDVNFESNIDFDTDVDFDADVDAEVDGDVDGDVDHNLKTDLDEGVEATIFSFLSWFGLGKCPLMILLAIDFSTWGVTGWFLNVLVGGFLNAIPTGFIGFLIFFISFCLSVWVGGVLSVPIGKIFANAGENVEGDRLIGCSGEVTSSKVPYIVEGRIAQADVLDSASNLVTVEICLPEWAKVIPSKGQEVLIIEKRQHCFLAIAKDSSDQDKWFNSIRN
- a CDS encoding flotillin family protein, with translation MKFWLELIQQIPVKNIDFDLENNQKLESNLTNKIIEIPSANYPTTMAQLTVGNITFFGGVIGVLVILGLVAIWGYTRVYVVTPNNEAFVRNGGIFAKDKKVILNGGCIVIPGIHQLTRVPLREISIDVVRQGNLAVRTRDYLRANMRVTFYVCVSADKDAVLTAAQRLSKQGKISPEDIKDALEKRADDAIRAAAKKKSIAEIDSDKLGFAEEVLNLIQQDLRKVGLTLNNIAISEIEESDTYDENNFFDAQGVRLRTETIQKSIKQKLDVELETQREKRELELNTQVAIEQQELQAEKQSLNIKKEKEEAKLTQMKEIEFLKAQREREVQESKDQEQAKVERNKILQQQAIEEEDIRKKLAVQQKQYEANIALEESNKQLRVAQTSQAQEAEVAEIERQQTVEASRLRAQIAIAEAEQDSKIAQQQASIAIANKEKERFAAEAQKAQAEEGVKTAREVENAERQKKLSLIVAEREAEEKRITDQNVVEIDVFRRRRQAEIARQAAELEAESIRTLADAQKYKAIAEAEGKLAIIQAENALSNANRTADLLKQMMPLLMPQLPEIVKSLAPQPGVLGDARIYAFPGMSGNSVNGNGNGNDINKLLLSTSGLSLINTLLDEGKLGNLVAQLKGLLHSDSGSNSNLSEVKISKNIDNTSTIESQSLASDYNEETEDNYSSENFVEEDEDLDFSPWAENN